A stretch of Vigna angularis cultivar LongXiaoDou No.4 chromosome 4, ASM1680809v1, whole genome shotgun sequence DNA encodes these proteins:
- the LOC108330128 gene encoding uncharacterized protein LOC108330128, whose protein sequence is MLMEDSRLATAAISQGWATLLHVAAEANHLHFVEELVKQLHPNDLELQDFKGNTAFCFAAAVGNVKIAEAMARRNSSLPTIRGGEGLTPLHMAALQGKCEMAWYLYPHTVHNFHAQDWDLLFFLCINTSIYDLALKMLQDNPLLALARNENKETGLHVLARKSSAFSCEGRRYPNQFINSRKNPSLAHQLVRCLWDTLVSLDCTEIQLIRVINEPSQVIFIAAEVGNCEIIVELAKSYPDLPWDVNDKNQSIFHIAVLYRHAAIFNLIHEIRSIRNFVVTYEDADQNNLLHCAAKLAPPNQLNLVSGAAFQMMRELRWFEEVKKVMPLCFIEKRNSNGKTPRELFTEEHAELLTKAESWMKSVANSCMIVSTLIATVVFTAAFSIPRGDDKSGNPNCNAIVFIIFAISDATSLISSSISILIFLSILTIARYAEDDFLMSLPMKLICGLVTLFISIASMMVTFSSAFFITYAHGLKWVPIFISVLALAPITLFTFLHFPLWSDIVYSAYFSRSIFRPNKHVLY, encoded by the exons ATGTTAATGGAAGATAGCAGGTTGGCTACTGCTGCCATCTCACAAGGATGGGCCACACTGCTTCACGTAGCAGCAGAAGCAAATCACTTGCATTTCGTAGAGGAGCTGGTGAAACAACTCCACCCAAATGACTTGGAACTACAAGACTTCAAAGGCAACACAGCTTTCTGCTTTGCTGCAGCAGTTGGCAATGTCAAAATTGCCGAAGCAATGGCCCGAAGAAATAGCAGTTTGCCAACTATAAGAGGTGGAGAAGGACTCACCCCACTTCACATGGCTGCTTTACAGGGAAAATGTGAAATGGCATGGTATCTCTACCCTCATACAGTTCACAACTTCCATGCTCAAGATTGGGATttgttgttctttctttgtATCAACACTTCCATTTATG ATTTAGCTTTAAAGATGTTACAAGATAATCCGCTATTAGCACTCGCTCGGAATGAGAACAAGGAAACAGGGTTGCATGTTTTGGCACGAAAATCTTCTGCTTTTAGTTGTGAAGGTAGAAGGTATCCAAATCAGTTCATTAACTCAC GTAAGAATCCAAGTTTGGCTCACCAACTTGTAAGGTGTCTTTGGGATACTCTTGTTTCTCTTGATTGCACAGAGATACAATTGATACGAGTCATAAACGAGCCGTCTCAAGTGATATTCATTGCTGCTGAAGTGGGAAATTGTGAGATTATAGTTGAGTTGGCTAAATCTTACCCAGATCTCCCATGGGATGTTAATGACAAAAATCAAAGCATCTTTCACATTGCAGTTTTGTATCGTCATGCAGCCATATTTAATCTCATACATGAAATAAGATCGATCAGGAATTTTGTGGTAACATATGAGGATGCAGATCAAAACAATTTACTGCATTGTGCTGCAAAATTAGCACCACCAAACCAACTTAACTTGGTGTCTGGAGCAGCTTTTCAGATGATGCGTGAGTTACGGTGGTTCGAG GAGGTGAAGAAGGTCATGCCACTTTGTTTCATAGAGAAGAGAAATTCCAATGGTAAAACTCCTCGAGAACTTTTCACAGAGGAGCATGCAGAGTTACTGACAAAAGCAGAATCTTGGATGAAGAGCGTGGCAAACTCTTGCATGATAGTTTCAACACTTATTGCTACAGTAGTGTTCACAGCAGCATTCAGCATTCCACGCGGTGATGATAAAAGTGGAAACCCCAACTGCAATGCTATCGTCTTCATAATATTTGCAATCTCAGATGCAACTTCACTGATCTCATCCTCAATCtcaattcttattttcttgtcCATACTTACCATAGCTCGGTATGCAGAGGATGACTTCCTCATGTCACTGCCAATGAAGCTGATATGTGGATTGGTTACACTGTTTATCTCCATAGCAAGCATGATGGTGACATTTAGCAGTGCTTTCTTCATAACATATGCTCATGGCCTAAAATGGGTGCCGATCTTCATTTCTGTACTTGCACTTGCACCAATCACCTTATTCacatttcttcattttcccTTATGGTCAGACATTGTTTACTCAGCCTATTTCTCTAGGTCTATATTTCGCCCAAATAAGCACGTTCTGTACTAG